Proteins co-encoded in one Phycisphaerae bacterium genomic window:
- the serS gene encoding serine--tRNA ligase: MLDIKYIRENVDRVRQGAIDKRITCELDRLIQVDQRRREIQQELDTLRTRVKEDGSRVGLLRNPKSDWYRRAVAEGKTHEDIQAEAERVQAELADIKPRVKALEDEQGSVVEEFDRLMLTIPQPADPDAPLGKDESENAEIRRVGEIPAFDFEPKDHIQLGAALGIIDVERGVKLAGSRNYVLRGDGALLHQAVLRLAQDTVVARGYQPMVVPVLVKEEVMYGTGYFPTGRDQAYLCERDTLSLVGTAEVPLTAFHTDEILAEQDLPVRLCALSTCFRREAGAAGKDTYGLYRIHLFDKVEQVVLCRNDVEESKRFHAEIMANAEAVLQALELPYRVVNVCTGDLGMGQVQKYDIETWMPSRNSYGETHSASRFYEFQARRLMLRYRDGAKKIHYCHTLNNTVIASPRILIPLLELNQNADGSITIPKALRGYMGGRERIATAGK; this comes from the coding sequence ATGCTCGACATCAAATATATCCGCGAGAACGTGGATCGCGTTCGACAGGGTGCGATCGACAAGCGCATTACCTGCGAACTGGATCGGCTCATCCAGGTGGACCAGCGCCGCCGGGAGATTCAGCAGGAACTCGATACGCTTCGCACGAGGGTCAAAGAAGACGGCTCCCGCGTGGGCCTGCTGCGCAATCCAAAGTCGGATTGGTATCGCCGGGCGGTAGCCGAGGGCAAAACGCACGAGGACATTCAAGCCGAGGCAGAGCGGGTTCAGGCCGAGCTTGCAGACATCAAGCCGCGCGTCAAAGCGCTGGAGGACGAGCAGGGTTCCGTCGTCGAGGAGTTCGATCGCCTGATGCTGACGATTCCCCAGCCGGCCGATCCGGATGCGCCGCTCGGAAAGGACGAATCTGAGAACGCCGAAATCCGCCGCGTGGGCGAGATCCCCGCGTTCGACTTTGAACCCAAGGATCATATTCAGCTCGGCGCCGCCCTGGGCATCATCGACGTGGAACGCGGCGTGAAGCTGGCCGGCTCACGCAACTATGTCCTTCGCGGTGACGGCGCCTTGCTCCACCAGGCTGTACTGCGTCTCGCCCAGGACACCGTCGTCGCCCGCGGCTATCAGCCCATGGTCGTACCCGTCCTCGTGAAGGAAGAGGTCATGTATGGCACGGGCTACTTTCCCACCGGTCGCGATCAGGCGTACCTTTGCGAACGCGATACGCTCTCTCTCGTGGGCACGGCCGAGGTGCCGCTCACCGCGTTTCACACCGACGAGATTCTGGCCGAGCAGGACCTGCCGGTCCGCCTGTGCGCTCTGAGCACGTGCTTCCGCCGCGAGGCCGGTGCGGCCGGCAAGGATACGTACGGGCTGTATCGCATACATCTTTTTGACAAGGTCGAGCAGGTCGTGCTCTGTCGAAATGACGTGGAAGAGAGCAAGCGATTCCACGCGGAGATCATGGCCAACGCGGAGGCGGTACTTCAGGCCTTGGAGCTGCCGTACCGCGTGGTCAACGTTTGCACCGGCGACCTGGGCATGGGGCAAGTGCAAAAGTACGACATCGAGACGTGGATGCCCTCGCGAAATTCCTACGGCGAGACGCACTCCGCGTCACGCTTTTACGAGTTCCAGGCTCGCCGCCTCATGCTCCGCTATCGTGACGGAGCCAAGAAGATCCATTATTGCCACACGCTCAACAACACCGTCATCGCCTCTCCGCGTATTCTCATCCCGCTGCTGGAGCTGAACCAGAACGCCGATGGATCGATCACGATTCCGAAAGCGCTGCGGGGATACATGGGCGGGAGAGAGCGAATTGCGACCGCGGGAAAGTAG